A region of Malaciobacter marinus DNA encodes the following proteins:
- the frr gene encoding ribosome recycling factor, with translation MLEEIYTETKEHMEKSIEALRRDYKSLRTGKVSTSILDGIKVSYYGTPTELNQVASVLSPDATTIVISPWEKNLVQDIEKAINEANIGVNPNNDGEAVKLYFPPMTVEQRHEAAKQAKGMTDNAKVAIRNVRKHANDKVKVLHKDKEITDDENKKALDEIQKITDSYVTKADDTFKNKEQEILTV, from the coding sequence ATGTTAGAAGAAATTTATACTGAAACAAAAGAGCATATGGAAAAGTCTATTGAAGCTTTAAGAAGAGACTACAAAAGTTTAAGAACGGGAAAAGTATCAACTTCAATATTAGATGGAATTAAAGTTAGTTATTATGGAACACCAACTGAATTAAACCAAGTTGCTTCTGTACTATCACCAGATGCAACAACAATAGTTATATCACCATGGGAAAAAAATCTTGTTCAAGATATTGAAAAAGCTATAAATGAAGCTAATATTGGAGTAAATCCAAATAATGATGGAGAAGCAGTTAAGTTGTATTTCCCTCCTATGACTGTTGAGCAAAGACATGAAGCTGCAAAACAAGCAAAAGGTATGACAGATAATGCAAAAGTTGCAATTAGAAATGTAAGAAAACATGCGAATGATAAAGTAAAAGTATTACATAAAGATAAAGAAATAACTGATGATGAAAATAAAAAAGCATTAGATGAAATTCAAAAAATTACTGATTCATATGTAACAAAAGCAGATGATACATTTAAAAATAAAGAACAAGAAATTTTAACGGTATAA
- the pyrE gene encoding orotate phosphoribosyltransferase, whose translation MNVEQIYKDSQALLEGHFKLSSGNHSKFYLQSAKVLEDPKTAKVLAQALAKQIKDSNIKIDAVCSPALGGLVAGFALATALDVRFIFAERVEKEMTIRRGFEVQEGENYIICEDIITTGGSALEAAKQIENNGGNVVAYAALANRGFCSRQGSNIKAKENCKLPLDKPLFALEDFTFEIYSPEECPMCKEGSVAYKPGSRGN comes from the coding sequence ATGAATGTAGAACAAATATATAAAGACTCACAAGCATTGTTAGAAGGTCACTTTAAATTAAGTAGTGGTAACCACTCAAAATTTTATTTACAATCAGCAAAAGTTTTAGAAGATCCTAAAACTGCAAAGGTTTTAGCACAAGCTTTAGCAAAACAAATAAAAGATAGTAACATCAAAATTGATGCAGTATGTTCTCCAGCACTAGGTGGTCTTGTAGCAGGTTTTGCATTAGCAACTGCACTTGATGTAAGATTTATCTTTGCAGAACGTGTTGAAAAAGAGATGACTATTAGAAGAGGTTTTGAGGTACAAGAAGGTGAAAATTATATTATCTGTGAAGATATTATAACAACAGGTGGTTCAGCTCTTGAAGCCGCAAAACAAATAGAAAACAATGGTGGAAATGTTGTTGCGTATGCAGCTCTTGCAAATAGAGGTTTTTGTTCAAGACAAGGAAGTAATATTAAAGCAAAAGAAAACTGTAAATTACCACTTGATAAACCACTTTTTGCACTTGAAGATTTTACATTTGAGATATATTCTCCAGAAGAGTGTCCAATGTGTAAAGAAGGAAGTGTAGCATACAAGCCAGGAAGTAGAGGAAACTAA
- a CDS encoding RDD family protein yields the protein MRWRDVKHNKTNKQETIIKEDNSNPCASLFSRFKSFLTDSFLITTPITYLVIYLVLNGGEDFAQNRAYGWSLILGISAVIILFFWYVKQQTPGMKAYSLKIVTLKYQKITFLQAALRYIATLVSIISIFLMFLPFLHKQKKSFQDLISRTIIIDE from the coding sequence ATGAGATGGAGAGATGTAAAACATAATAAAACTAATAAACAAGAGACAATTATCAAAGAAGATAATTCAAACCCTTGTGCATCTCTTTTTTCTAGATTTAAATCCTTTCTAACTGATTCATTTTTAATAACTACTCCTATTACTTACTTAGTAATATACTTAGTTTTAAACGGAGGAGAAGATTTTGCCCAAAATAGAGCTTATGGGTGGAGTCTGATTCTTGGTATTAGTGCAGTTATAATTTTATTTTTTTGGTATGTGAAACAACAAACACCAGGAATGAAAGCTTACTCTTTAAAAATTGTAACTTTAAAGTATCAGAAAATAACTTTTTTACAAGCAGCCTTAAGATATATTGCTACATTAGTTTCAATTATTTCTATTTTCTTAATGTTTTTACCTTTTTTACATAAACAAAAAAAGAGTTTTCAGGATTTGATATCAAGAACAATTATAATTGATGAATAA